A region of Coccinella septempunctata chromosome 5, icCocSept1.1, whole genome shotgun sequence DNA encodes the following proteins:
- the LOC123312830 gene encoding facilitated trehalose transporter Tret1-like isoform X2 produces the protein MEKMSRMLNCFRSINYVYLVVLSGNFLALTGDASIAWPSPVLAKLTSNGTDNPLGEPISKDEQSWIASISGFGSLIGIIPFCFLPDMIGRKPSLLLIAIPHMLSFGLSAFASTIQLFYVARFFSGVSICACYIVLPMYVAEVSENSNRGLMLVSFAIFSNFGSLLSYVTGPYFSMFWFNMFLLMFPTAFFILFLFIAPESPYFYVLKKDYTGAVRSIEKLRCNNYYKNSELELRNIRVEVENAERGNILNTLSKRHAIKGSLIALVLTSFQQLSGYAVFIPYTQPIFIQAGSSISNSAISSMIVGSVAFFSSFLCPFIIDKKGRRFVLTISICGIIISEIIFGGFYYMVYQNYDTDSIKWIPLACLMGYMLFFTFGLGPLPLTVTSEILPGNIKFLVSTIAGSLGTICSMLLQKNYYFLNDNLQYFGTIWMFAGLCTFLLIFVVLVLPETKGKSFTEILEKLDK, from the exons atggAAAAGATGTCCAGGATGTTGAACTGCTTCAGGAGTATAAACTATGTTTATCTGGTGGTGCTGTCAG GTAATTTTCTGGCCCTGACCGGAGATGCGTCGATTGCTTGGCCATCGCCAGTACTGGCCAAACTTACCAGCAACGGCACAGACAACCCCCTGGGTGAACCGATAAGTAAAGACGAACAGTCCTGGATAGCCTCCATCAGTGGATTTGGATCGCTCATCGGTATCATACCATTTTGCTTTCTGCCAGATATGATCGGGAGGAAACCCAGCCTGCTGCTCATTGCCATCCCGCACATGCTGTCCTTCGGACTGTCGGCGTTCGCGAGTACGATTCAGTTGTTTTACGTGGCGAGGTTCTTCAGCGGAGTGTCCATTTGCGCCTGCTACATCGTGTTGCCCATGTACGTCGCCGAAGTCTCGGAGAATTCGAACAGGGGCCTCATGCTCGTGTCTTTCGCTATTTTCTCCAACTTTGGAAGCTTGTTAAGCTACGTTACGGGTCCTTACTTCTCCATGTTCTGGTTCAACATGTTCCTGTTGATGTTTCCGACGGCGTTCTTCATCCTATTCTTGTTCATCGCACCGGAGTCTCCATATTTTTACGTCTTGAAGAAAGATTACACAGGGGCTGTGAGGTCTATCGAGAAACTCAGGTGTAACAATTACTACAAGAACTCCGAACTGGAGTTGAGGAATATACGGGTCGAAGTCGAAAACGCTGAGCGTGGCAACATTTTGAACACCCTGTCCAAGAGGCACGCCATCAAGGGTAGCTTGATAGCTCTGGTGTTGACTTCCTTTCAGCAATTGTCGGGATACGCGGTTTTCATACCCTACACCCAGCCAATCTTCATACAGGCGGGAAGCAGCATCAGCAACTCCGCCATAAGTTCTATGATCGTCGGCAGTGTAGCATTTTTCTCCAGCTTTTTATGCCCGTTCATAATCGATAAAAAAGGTCGCAGATTCGTTTTGACCATATCGATTTGCGGTATCATCATTTCGGAGATAATTTTCGGTGGTTTTTACTACATGGTTTACCAGAATTACGACACAGACTCTATCAAGTGGATTCCTTTAGCCTGTCTGATGGGATACATGCTTTTCTTTACGTTCGGCTTAGGGCCACTACCACTGACGGTCACTTCAGAAATTTTACCGGGAAACATAAAGTTTTTGGTTTCAACCATAGCAGGCTCCTTAGGGACCATATGTTCGATGTTGCTCCAGAAAAACTACTATTTTTTGAATGATAATTTGCAGTACTTTGGAACTATTTGGATGTTTGCCGGACTTTGCACGTTTCTGTTGATTTTTGTAGTACTGGTACTCCCTGAAACGAAAGGAAAAAGTTTCACggaaattttagaaaaattagataaataa
- the LOC123312829 gene encoding UDP-glycosyltransferase UGT5-like, translated as MCRGLVLFLCLFLVPCGPIVECAKILGVFPFPSKSHYAMGNSLLKELAIRGHEVTMIAAFEETSLPPNVSYRTLKVNIDLNEGNKKINFFEQDMSNPYLITFFLNWAGSKITNGTFNAPEVQKLLRSREKFDAVIMDQFTDDSFAYFAHHFGANQILLLTTCANSWVNPLVANPAPPSVNPELLLEFSSSMTFLERLKNTVFYIFSELNRQLYFFPKQNEVIRTNFPKARPLYDYLYNVSLILMNAHESFNDPLALVPVMKNVGGMHVSPSGKLPSDLRKFMDEAKEGVVYFSMGSNLKSKDLPPRIRGSILKVFAKLDVKVLWKWEDETLPGQPGNVKLSKWLPQQEILGHPNLKVFITHGGLLSTIEAVHYGVPLLTLPVYGDQKLNAATAQQKGYAINIPFADFEEGKFEQALNELLRNPKYKQNAAIRSKLFHDRPMKPLDEAVYWVEYVIRHRGAEHLRVAALKLSWYQYILLDVFGFILVALSIVVYILRMILMKVCCGKPDKVKSKIN; from the exons ATGTGCCGTGGGTTAGTGTTGTTCCTTTGTTTATTTCTCGTACCATGTGGTCCTATCGTGGAATGCGCCAAAATTTTGGGCGTTTTTCCATTCCCCTCGAAAAGTCATTACGCCATGGGAAACAGTCTGCTGAAGGAATTGGCCATAAGAGGACATGAAGTTACAATGATTGCTGCATTTGAAGAAACGAGTCTACCCCCAAACGTTTCTTACAGAACGCTGAAGGTTAATATTGATTTGAATGAAGGAA ACAAGAAAATCAATTTCTTCGAGCAAGACATGTCCAATCCCTACTTGATAACCTTTTTCTTGAACTGGGCCGGATCCAAGATAACGAATGGGACATTCAATGCGCCGGAAGTACAGAAGCTTCTCAGATCCCGAGAAAAATTCGATGCTGTCATTATGGACCAGTTCACTGACGATAGTTTCGCTTATTTCGCTCATCATTTTGGAGCCAACCAAATTTTACTATTAACCACTTGCGCCAACTCATGGGTGAATCCCCTTGTTGCTAACCCTGCTCCTCCTTCAGTGAATCCGGAATTACTACTAGAGTTTTCATCATCGATGACTTTCCTGGAGAGATTGAAAAACACAGTTTTTTACATCTTCAGCGAATTAAACAGACAACTGTACTTCTTCCCCAAACAGAACGAAGTCATCAGAACCAACTTTCCCAAAGCAAGACCTCTTTATGATTACCTGTACAACGTATCTTTGATTCTGATGAACGCCCACGAAAGTTTCAATGATCCTTTGGCTCTTGTGCCAGTCATGAAGAATGTGGGTGGGATGCATGTTTCTCCATCTGGAAAACTCCCAAGCGATCTTCGAAAATTCATGGATGAGGCTAAAGAAGGTGTGGTTTATTTCAGTATGGGATCGAATTTGAAAAGTAAGGATCTGCCTCCGAGAATAAGGGGGTCGATCCTGAAGGTTTTCGCCAAACTGGACGTTAAAGTTTTGTGGAAATGGGAAGACGAAACTTTACCGGGTCAACCAGGCAATGTGAAACTGAGCAAATGGCTCCCACAACAGGAGATTCTCG GTCATCCtaatttgaaagttttcattACTCACGGAGGTTTATTGAGTACCATAGAAGCCGTCCATTATGGAGTTCCCCTTCTAACTCTTCCTGTTTATGGTGACCAGAAGTTAAACGCAGCGACAGCACAACAAAAAGGATATGCAATAAATATTCCTTTTGCGGATTTTGAAGAAGGAAAGTTCGAACAGGCCTTGAATGAATTACTGCGTAATCCTAA ATACAAGCAAAACGCAGCAATAAGATCCAAACTGTTTCACGATCGACCAATGAAACCCTTAGATGAAGCTGTGTACTGGGTTGAGTATGTTATAAGGCATCGAGGAGCTGAACATTTAAGGGTAGCAGCATTGAAACTCAGCTGGTACCAGTACATTCTTCTAGACGTC